The Fibrobacter sp. genomic sequence GCAACATACGACACCCTAAAAAATTTCTCAGCAACAAGCCCTAACCATTGATCGTGCATGGGAAGATTTCTGGGGAATGGAAGAGCCCTATCCAAGATACTCCGGCGGAATGCCATACAGCAACCCGTAAAGGAATTTTTCCACCAATTGGCAAACACCCCCTTCGTGTAAGGGCGAATTTCGCTCAACTTGCCATCGCGAACCCACGAGGAACCGGACGGCTCGAAAGGTCGAAGCATCCACGCATCGTGAACAACGAGGTCGCCATCATTCAACGCTGCAAGAACCTTCTCCACTTTTCCAGGAAGCCAAATATCATCTTGATCGGCGAGGAAGATGAATTCCCCCTTAGATGCCTGCAGAGCACGTTCATAATTATAGATAACGCCCAGATGCTTTTCGGCGGGCAACACACGAATGCGTCCATCACCAAAAGAATTCACAATAGCGAGGGTATCGTCAGTCGTGCCATCGTCAGCGACAATAACTTCGGCATCAGTGGGCAACTGCGAAAGAATAGTTTCCAGCTGTTCGCGGATAAATTTACCGCCGTTATATGTCGCCATGCAGACCGAAATCATATCCACCACCCCCTAATGCTTCAAAAACACACTAGGGATAAACAACTTGGGCAACCGCTTAACAAAGCCCATCGAAAACGACGCCAACTGAGGAAGTCGCTTTAGAGCCTCCCCCTTATTGTTGTACGCCAAGGCAGAAAACCAGGCCGTCTTAAACGCCTGGCGAGCCTTTGAATATAATGAATGACCTTTGTAGCAATCAATTGCCCTAAGCATTCCCTCGTAGATCTTGTTTATCGTCTCTTTATTTTTCAACGACGACAAATTGTTCCCATGAATGCGGTAATGACAGCAGTTGCAGCTAATGACAGGGACTTTTCCATATTCATACACTAACTTGAGAATCATGGGAAAATCTTCCTGAAAGCAGGATGCATTATAACCACCGAGCCGACGGAACTCCGCCACGTCTATCATTTCAGAACAGCCGTGAATTTCCTTTTTACCCAAAAAAAACTCTTCAAAGGAAACTTCGGGAACAGATTTCAAATACCTCGGGTCAGGATTTGGATTCACAACCCCATTTTCGTCCATTGTATGGATTTGACCAAAGCAGGCCTTGTACTGTGGGTGATTTATCAAAAATTCGCTCTGGACTTTCAACCGATCCGGTGGCATTATATCGTCTGAGGCAAATGAACAAAAATACTTGCCACGCGCCATGGACAAGAGTTCGTTCATGGTAGCCACGACTCCCCTATTTTCGCGATGGACATAGGTAAATCGCAATTCGGAGGAAAGTTTCTCTAGAATTTCAGGAGACTTATCCGTGCTGCCGTCATCGATAACAATGAGTTCAAAAGTGACACCCTTCTGCGCCATCACCGAACGGACCGCTTCTTCCACGAATTTTTCGTGGTTGTAACTCGCCATAAGCACCGACACTACAGGCGGAAGCTCCCGCTGTTCTGTCTCGACTCCTTGAGCGAAGGCCTTCACATAGACATTCTCGGTCATCTTTTCGGCAAACATGTTGGTTACGGAGTATTCCACTTGAGCCTCCGAACCAAGATGTAAAGTGTGACTAGATACAAGAAATTTTCCGTAGCATAGGCAAGCATGGGACCATTAAAATCGACAAGCTTGACTCCAACAAGCGTTCCGACAGACAAGAAAATCTCTGAACATATTTCAACGGTTATAAACTTCACCGTTTCTGCCCGAGCAATTAGCACAAGGGCTAGGGCATATCCGCCGGCCCTGAAAAAATCACCAACAAGCTGAAGCGGCATGTAGTCCACCGCCCCCATATAGGCCGAAGAAAACAGCACCTGAACCAGGAGACTCCTGCCAAAATACAACGTGGCTATCATCACGAGGGATATTCCCATGACCCGAAGCAAAACTGGGTGGAACATACCAAAGAAATCAGCCCGAGACATTTTGGGAGAAACTTTTGGCAAAATGATCACAGTGAGAATCGCCGACATCGCCATGAACAGAAAATCAGAAACCTTCCAGACACTTTGCCAGATTCCCGCCGCATCGTTACCAAAATTGGAAGCCACCGTAAGACGCATGACCGTGAGCACTACCGGAGTGAGCGCCATGGGGACAAGTCCCATGAGGGCATAGGACAGCCATGGTCTGCGGGTATCAAGAGCCGTTTTCCAAATATATTTAACGCTAAAGCCCGCCTGACTTGCTATGCGGATGGCAAAGAACGCCGCTACGATGGATTGGGTCGCAATAATCGAAAGAACGGAAAGTCGACCCGTAAACAAGAAAAACGCAACCCAGAGCACTTGCCAGATAGATGACGCAATATTGATGGTCGCCCATTTGCGGTTCTCGTCAAGGCCATTCATGACTGCAGCCGTAATGGTTATAATATTTGTGGCAAAAATGCCAGGCAAGGCAAACAGGATTGCCGCCTGGGCAAGGCGAGTGGGGATTCCCGGCAAGAGGGTGTCTAGCGGGGCCATGAAACAGAACAGAAGCGCTGCAATAAAGGTAAACAAACTTGCAAACGTGGTTAAGCGAAGCCCGCCCCGCCAAATACCCAGCAGCTTTTCTTTAGAATTCTTGTTTTGGGCGGTAAGGGCTGTCCAACCATTCTGCAAGGCAAGAGAAGACGTTGCTGTGCCGATACTCATCAGATTGAGGAATTGTCCCACACAGGCAAATGCCGCCGGCGGCAAGAAAATAGCCAACAGTTTGTTAATGGCAAATGCCCGGATGGCGTTCACCAGGGTTACCGCCCCGGAGCCTGCAAAAAGTTTCGCAAATTTCAAATCAGAGGATTTCATCAAATAAAAGCATTTATAGATTCTATAACGTATGCGACCTGTTCATCGCTCAAGGAGGGGCCCATAGGTATGCTGAGTTCCGTGCGAGCTAGTTCCTCGGTAAGGGGAAGTGCCCCATGGCGGAGTTCCCCGCGATCTACGGCACCCACAAAAGCCTCCTGCAAATGAGGTGGAATAGGATAATGGACAAGAGTCTCAATTCCACGAGCCTTCAGGAATTCCTGTAGTTCGTCCCGCCGCTCGCAAAAAACAGGAAACACATGCCATACGTGAGCATTAGGGTTTGCAGGCAGAGGCGTCAAACGAACCAGCGGGTTCTTGATTTCGGAGCAATACCGAGCCGCAATTTCTCGGCGACGATTGTTCCAATTATTTAAATGCTTCATTTTTTCTAACAACACCGCAGCCTGTATTTCATCCAGTCGAGAATTCACACCAACATATTGATTTACGTATTTCGTTTCGGAACCGTAGTTGCCGAGCATGCGCACAATACGAGCCAATTCCGCATCGTCAGTGACAACCATGCCAGCATCACCCAGTGCGCCCAGGTTCTTTGTCGGGTAGAAACTGTAGGCTGCAGCATTTGATAAGAAATTTTTTTCGTCTAAAAAAGCTCCATGAGCCTGGGCAACATCTTCAAACACGAGTATGTTATGTGATTTTGCAAAAGTACAAATAGCTGGCATATCCGCCAAACGACCGTAAAGGTGAACAACCAAAATTGCACGTGTTTTTGGTGAACAAGCCTCTTGCAAACAGTCTACATCTAGATTACAGGAATCGCGACAAGGTTCCACCAATACAGGCACAAGCCCAGCAGCTCTCACGGCAAGTATCGTTGCGATGTACGTGTTCGCGGGCACTAGAATCTCATCGCCCGGTTTGAACCGCCCAAGCTCTATGGATGCGCGGAGCATCAAGGTCAAGGCGTCCAGGCCGTTCCCGACACCCACCCCATACGCACGTCCGCAATAGGCGGCAAATTCTCGCTCAAAACGTTCGCAATAGGAGCCACGGATGTACCATCCGGACTCTACGACCGCAGTTGCAGTGTTTTTTAACGCATCCATGTATGGTGCGTTCACCTGCTTCAAATTCAAAAAGGGAATCTTCACCGATAGCTCTCTCCCGCCGGTTCGCAACCGTCGAACTCAAACGTATACTTCAAATCAGCGAAGCAACCTACGCTTTCCTTGAAAGTACAAAGGCCCTCGCTCGCAATCCCGTCCGATGCCGCCGGCCCGAGATCAAGATAATCAAAGCCCTGTTCCCGGTAATACCGAAACATTTCACGAGCAATCACATTCAGGGGGCGCTTGTCCAAGGCGGACTGGTCGGCACCCCAGTAAATCATCTGCGCAACCTTGTCGCTGACCCTGTAAATGATAGTCGATGCCACCGGGAAGCCATCTACACGCAACAGGCAAAAATCAATGGGAATAATTTCTGCTGTTTTCTTCAAGTCCTCAAACTTCATCCACAGCGTATAGCCCTTCGCCTTGTAGTGATCCTGAATAAAACCGTAGACGCGGCGCTGCTGTTCTACAGCTGTTTCCTGCGTAAAAGCGCACTCGCTATGGGCAAACTGCTTGTAATTTCGCGCACCCATGTAATGGAGGCGTTTTTCGTACGGTGTCGAGTCCGTAAAATCAAACGCATAATTCAGGTTAGCATACGATTGCCGAAATCCATTCTGGAGTAGCGCCGACACAACCTTGGAATAAAGCATCCGATCATAAAAAATTGGTGGCAGCGTAACCTTAAAGGACTTCTTCTGCAAGAGCAGCAAGTCCTTCAATTCACGCATAGCAAAATTCAGGCACGCAATCGTCTGTATCTGGGAGCAGACAAAACCGCAAAAAGGAGCCGAGTAAGGAGAGCGCCACTCATCGCCCTTCTCGCCCACGGCAAGGCCAATGCGCATTCCGTTGTCTTCAAACGCAAAGAAACGGACTACGTCCACCTTCTCCGCATTCAACATATTGAAATCCGCCTTCATGTAACAGGCGACCGGATTTGCAAAATGGCGAGCGTACTCGTCCGCTGTAATTTCAAGCCACGCCATCTAAGCCTTCTTGAATTCGAGGTACTTGCCGTAACTGCGCCAGTAGTCGCTCTCGTCAAACTCGTGCGAAGTCAATACTAGGCAGATGGAGCCCGAAGAGAAATTCAGTTCTTCGGCCCAGACTCCGGGCGGGACATGCAGGCCGTAGTACGGACGGTCCAGCCTGTAAATCTTCTCGTTCTTGCCGTCGGAAACCTTCACGTCAAAAGCTCCGCTCGCCGCCACCAGCATCTGGTGGCATTCCTTGTGGGCGTGCCCACCGCGGTTCTCGCCACCGGGAATATCGTACAGGTAAAAGATGCGCTTCACGTCGAAAGGAATGTCCTTGGAGTTCTCGAGCGAGGTCAGGCTTCCCGAACGTTCGCTATGGCGAGGGAGTGTCAAAAGGGCACAGTCATCTATGGTCGCGGCCTTCACGGCGACAATGTCCGGAGCTTTATCACTCACGGCGTCAGGCGCATATTGTAGCGGTAGCGGCGTCCACGCGGACTTAATCCGGCAGAACTCGTCACGTTCCCAGATGTAGTCATCTTCCTCGTACGGGGTTGACGAAATTACGAGCGCAAGGGAGTTCGTCGAGAAGTTGTCAAGCGTACGGTAGTGCATGGGTGGCAGGTAGAGCCCGTAATAGGAGCGAGAAAGCGAATAGCGCTTTTCTTCCTTGCCATCGTGAATCACGGCGTCGAAGCTCCCCGAAAGGGCGACAATCACTTCGTGTTGGTTCTTGAAGGCGTGGCTTCCGCGTAGTTCGCCACCGGGAACATCGTAAATCCAGTAACAACGGCGAAACCGGAAAGGCACTTGTTTTTGCGATTCCACCACACTCAAGTTCCCGCGTTCATCGAGAAACTTAGGAAACTGGACGATTTGCGCCTTTTCTTCAAAAATCGGCATATTCAACTATCAATATACAAAAAAAGCTAATGACTCTATAGTGTTTCTACATTCACGACAAGACTAGGGCAACAGTGTAGACTTTTACCATTTCTGATTTCAAGTCATCAAATTCAAAAATTCAACAACACGTTTTGAATATGATTCAATGGAAACTCGATCCAGTAATTTTTTAGCATTTTCTTCGTTCACGATTTTTTCGCCAGCAAGCACCCGATCTAGCACTTTCACGTATGCCGCAGCATCAGTCGGCGGATCAATGAGCGGACACACCCCTTCCAGGTTTTCAAGCAACGCTGTCGTTGCACCAGCAACAGCGGGCGTCCCGCAACTGATTGCTTCCACTGGAGGAAGACCAAATCCCTCAAGCAATGATGGATACACCATTAGCTCCGCATGATAATAAAATTCCCGCAACTCAGGCGCATTGAATTCTGGAAAATGAAAAACGTTATAAAGTTTTTTTTCATCTATAATGGACCGATAATGCGGAGTCAACTTACCCACGCGGACAAACGCAACATCTGGGCGCATGCGGGCCATTTCATAATAGGTTTCCACATTCTTTCGCGGTTCAGCAAGCCCCACATGCACGCACATCGACTTGTAATTCTTAATACCATACCTACGGCGAAAAGCTTCACGTTCCTCAGGTGTTTTCTGCGTTTCCAAACGCTTAAACACAGTTCCGTCAATCGGGCAACCAATAACTGCACCCGGAGCATTCGCCATACGCGGTCCAAAATGCCTGCATACGGCGTTCTTTGTCCATTCAGAATTAAACACAAAGCCATCGGCATTCAACGTTGGATTGATATAGAACTTGTTGAGCAAGATAAACTTGATGTTGTGGGGATACTGGGTTTCAGCAAAATCGTCATGCAAATACAAAACCGTCTTTGCGTCGGGGCCACCTTCCCCTTTTGTTTTTTCAATCGCCTTTTTCGCCGATGAAATCAAGAAACCAAGCTCTGGACGAATAAAAAATACTATGTCTGGTTTTATGTTTCGAACGCAATCATACACAGGTTTGCGCAGGCTCCAAAATCCCGTATAAAGAGACTTAACCCATACCTCATGTGCCGTATACGTACGAGGGTCTGCGACGATCTTACCGCCATCAGCCGTATGCTCTGGATTTGGAAAGAACTTGGGTGTTTTCATCCACAAAACATGTGTTTCGAATTCTTTGGACACCGCCCTAACAAGGTTCAATGTCAAGCGTCCAAAACTTGTACACTCGTTCTTATCGCAAACAAATAGGATTTTTTTCATATTCAAATTCCAACAATTGCACAATATATAAAAATTATATTTTATATTGTGGAATATGACAAAACTATGCGTCGTAATGACTACGTACAATGGCGAAAAATATCTTTCGCAAATGCTGGATTCGCTCGTCAATCAAACAAGACCTGCTGATTCTGTCATTGTCGTTGACGACGGCTCTACCGATTCGACTGTAAAGATACTTGAAAGATATACCGGCACCCTTCCCCTAAAAACCATTAAGTTTGAACACAATCAGGGGCACCGAATTGCTTTTGCCAGAGCTCTTGAAGAAGCACAAAAAACACTTACCGAAAACGACCTTATTGCTCTTGCCGACCAAGATGACATTTGGCTTCCAGAAAAACATGAACTTTTAATTAGGGAAATTCAACGCCATAATGTTGACCTTATTTTGGGAGATGCCAACGTTATTGATGCCGAAGGGCGCAAAATTGCCGATTCATGGCGTACCTTCGGAAGTATTCCCGAGCATCTTTCCCTACGAGCTATTATGACCGGCTTTACCAATGTGACCGGCTGCATGGTCATTTTTAGAGCTAGCCTTCTCAAAGATATTCTCCCGATCCCTCTAGAAGCTCCCGTCCACGACCAATGGATTACATTCTGTGCTTCAGCAAGAAACGGTTATATTTCAATTAATCACCCTGTTATCCAGTACCGTATTCACGATTCTAACGCCATTGGTCTCGGCCATTCACACACATGGACAGGCAATTTGAAGCTAAACCTGCAGTGGGCAAAAATGATTCGAGAAACACGACATTTTCTAAAGTTGAAACAAGACGACCAAAAATTTCTGAACGACTATATTGGCTATGTCGAAAAGCGTCTTTCTAAAATTCTCCTGCCAGGTTATCTTTTCTGGATTCTCCGAAACACTCATTCCTTGTACCCACACATCACAAAAAAATACGCCTTGATTCCACGTGTTTTGTACGGAATCATCGGAGCTAAACTTGCAGTTAAGTTGATGGGGAGGTCGTAATGCCGGTTTGCACTGTCCTTGTCAACTATAAAAATGCCGAATTGACCATACGTTGCCTGCATGCGTTGGAACACGGTACAATCAAGCCCGACAGGATTTATGTTGTTGACAATGGAACAAGTTCTGAATCCCAAGATATTTTTAAGGCCGAAGTTTTTTCTTTACCAATCCAGTTTATTTGGAACGAGCGGAACATCGGCTTTGCACCAGCATGCAACTTGGGAGCGACTAAAGCCATCAAAGATGGTTTTCATGGTTACATATGGTTTTTAAACAACGATACCGAGCCATCAGAGGTGGCTCTTGAAAAACTACTAGAGAAAGCAACAGAATCACATGCAGGCATAACAGGTTCCCTTATTGTAAATGAACAAAATCGCTATATCGGTGGAGTCGGATTGACCCATTCCAAATTTGCCTCGGTAAGTCGTCCATCAGCCCCGCAACGCAGAAACATTCCACACTTTGACTATGTCGAAGGATCTTCTTTTTTAATCTCCCCTGACTGCATCAAGACAATCGGTTTATTGTGCGAAGATTTCTTTTTGTATTTTGAAGAAAGTGATTATTGTTTTAGGGCGAAAAAAGCAGGTTTTACACTTGCCTGGGCAACCGAAAGCATCGTCGTCCATCGAATTGGCTCAAGCACCGGGAGCGAAACCGCCAAAGGCAAAGTTCCCTTCTTTATCGATTGCCTGATGATTCGAAATCGAATTCATTTTGCCAGGCGGAACAATTTTCCTAGTATTGGCATTTGGATAGGCTTTTTAATATCTCTTGCCCTGCGTGTAAAGCGACTTCAGTTCAAGAGGGTCCTAAAAATCATCGAAATAACCATTTCCTCAAAAAGGCTAAAAAAATTCATCGAAGAAAATGGTGGCTACTATGAAATTCAAGATTAAATTTACAGCAAGCCTCATTCTTATATTTCTGCAGGCAACGTTTGCAGAAAATGCACACGTTTCGTTTGTCGACTCCGCCCGGCACCACGAGGTAAATATCGGAGCCCAACTTAAGGACTCCCTGACCGTCACCAACCTGAAAAACGCCCCCACCCACTACGACAATTCCATGTCCGTCCGGTTCTTTCTGGATGGTCACTTTACCGACAAGTTCTTATTTGCGGCCCGGGTCAACGTCAACACGGACTATACCAACCGGGAAATTCTAGGCCACAGTTACAACCCCGAAGAAGGCATCCCCTACAACAAGCAGAGCGACAACCGCCGGACCTGGGACCTGTTTGCGGCCCACGCCAGTTACCAGCTGGACCCGGTGACGCTCCTCGCCGGATTTGACTACCTGAGCATGGGTCCCGCCCGCAGGAACCACGTGATTCTCCGAGGCGAACAGAACCCCTACCGACCCTGGCAAGACAGCAGCAGCCGTTTGCAAAAGCCCGCCCCTACCCCCTATTTCGGTTACCGATTCGAATTGGGACCCGTAGAATACACCCAGTACGCGGCCAAGCTCTTTGAGAAAAAAGGCTACAACAAGTACGTCCACGTCCATCGACTGAACCTGAACCTGCCGGAAAACATCACCTTCGGCCTTTCGGAAACAGCCCTTTACGGGGAAACTACGGAACATGCAGGAACAAATCCCAATCCCGACGCTGACAGTACCTACCGGGATTTTGAATGGGCCTACGTGATTCCCTTTATCCCCTACGTGTTCCAGGAGCACCTGCAAGGGGACCGGGACAACATCTCCTTGGCCTTTGATTTAAACGTCAAGACCATCCGCCACTGGGAACTTTATGGAGAACTCCTGTGGGACGACATGAAGTCGCCCACCAGCATGTTCGACGACAGCTGGTGGGGCAACAAGTGGGCCGCCTCCATAGGCATTGCCCGTGACAGCCTGCGCCTGGGCCCTGCCCTGTTCGGCTGGTTCACCGAATTCACCCGCATAGAGCCCTGGGTCTATACCCACCACAAGGGGGGCGGCTACACCTACGCCCATTACAACCAGAGTCTAGGGAGCAATCTTGGCCCCAATAGCGAAGAACTGTACACGGAACTGGACGCCCATATCGGCTTTGTCGACATGACCCTCTTTGCAAGCATGGTCAAAAAGTGCAACAACTTCGGAAGCCACATCCGGGACAT encodes the following:
- a CDS encoding DegT/DnrJ/EryC1/StrS family aminotransferase; this translates as MDALKNTATAVVESGWYIRGSYCERFEREFAAYCGRAYGVGVGNGLDALTLMLRASIELGRFKPGDEILVPANTYIATILAVRAAGLVPVLVEPCRDSCNLDVDCLQEACSPKTRAILVVHLYGRLADMPAICTFAKSHNILVFEDVAQAHGAFLDEKNFLSNAAAYSFYPTKNLGALGDAGMVVTDDAELARIVRMLGNYGSETKYVNQYVGVNSRLDEIQAAVLLEKMKHLNNWNNRRREIAARYCSEIKNPLVRLTPLPANPNAHVWHVFPVFCERRDELQEFLKARGIETLVHYPIPPHLQEAFVGAVDRGELRHGALPLTEELARTELSIPMGPSLSDEQVAYVIESINAFI
- a CDS encoding glycosyltransferase encodes the protein MISVCMATYNGGKFIREQLETILSQLPTDAEVIVADDGTTDDTLAIVNSFGDGRIRVLPAEKHLGVIYNYERALQASKGEFIFLADQDDIWLPGKVEKVLAALNDGDLVVHDAWMLRPFEPSGSSWVRDGKLSEIRPYTKGVFANWWKNSFTGCCMAFRRSILDRALPFPRNLPMHDQWLGLVAEKFFRVSYVA
- a CDS encoding glycosyltransferase family 4 protein yields the protein MKKILFVCDKNECTSFGRLTLNLVRAVSKEFETHVLWMKTPKFFPNPEHTADGGKIVADPRTYTAHEVWVKSLYTGFWSLRKPVYDCVRNIKPDIVFFIRPELGFLISSAKKAIEKTKGEGGPDAKTVLYLHDDFAETQYPHNIKFILLNKFYINPTLNADGFVFNSEWTKNAVCRHFGPRMANAPGAVIGCPIDGTVFKRLETQKTPEEREAFRRRYGIKNYKSMCVHVGLAEPRKNVETYYEMARMRPDVAFVRVGKLTPHYRSIIDEKKLYNVFHFPEFNAPELREFYYHAELMVYPSLLEGFGLPPVEAISCGTPAVAGATTALLENLEGVCPLIDPPTDAAAYVKVLDRVLAGEKIVNEENAKKLLDRVSIESYSKRVVEFLNLMT
- a CDS encoding GNAT family N-acetyltransferase gives rise to the protein MAWLEITADEYARHFANPVACYMKADFNMLNAEKVDVVRFFAFEDNGMRIGLAVGEKGDEWRSPYSAPFCGFVCSQIQTIACLNFAMRELKDLLLLQKKSFKVTLPPIFYDRMLYSKVVSALLQNGFRQSYANLNYAFDFTDSTPYEKRLHYMGARNYKQFAHSECAFTQETAVEQQRRVYGFIQDHYKAKGYTLWMKFEDLKKTAEIIPIDFCLLRVDGFPVASTIIYRVSDKVAQMIYWGADQSALDKRPLNVIAREMFRYYREQGFDYLDLGPAASDGIASEGLCTFKESVGCFADLKYTFEFDGCEPAGESYR
- a CDS encoding glycosyltransferase family 2 protein is translated as MPVCTVLVNYKNAELTIRCLHALEHGTIKPDRIYVVDNGTSSESQDIFKAEVFSLPIQFIWNERNIGFAPACNLGATKAIKDGFHGYIWFLNNDTEPSEVALEKLLEKATESHAGITGSLIVNEQNRYIGGVGLTHSKFASVSRPSAPQRRNIPHFDYVEGSSFLISPDCIKTIGLLCEDFFLYFEESDYCFRAKKAGFTLAWATESIVVHRIGSSTGSETAKGKVPFFIDCLMIRNRIHFARRNNFPSIGIWIGFLISLALRVKRLQFKRVLKIIEITISSKRLKKFIEENGGYYEIQD
- a CDS encoding WxcM-like domain-containing protein; translated protein: MHYRTLDNFSTNSLALVISSTPYEEDDYIWERDEFCRIKSAWTPLPLQYAPDAVSDKAPDIVAVKAATIDDCALLTLPRHSERSGSLTSLENSKDIPFDVKRIFYLYDIPGGENRGGHAHKECHQMLVAASGAFDVKVSDGKNEKIYRLDRPYYGLHVPPGVWAEELNFSSGSICLVLTSHEFDESDYWRSYGKYLEFKKA
- a CDS encoding glycosyltransferase, which encodes MTKLCVVMTTYNGEKYLSQMLDSLVNQTRPADSVIVVDDGSTDSTVKILERYTGTLPLKTIKFEHNQGHRIAFARALEEAQKTLTENDLIALADQDDIWLPEKHELLIREIQRHNVDLILGDANVIDAEGRKIADSWRTFGSIPEHLSLRAIMTGFTNVTGCMVIFRASLLKDILPIPLEAPVHDQWITFCASARNGYISINHPVIQYRIHDSNAIGLGHSHTWTGNLKLNLQWAKMIRETRHFLKLKQDDQKFLNDYIGYVEKRLSKILLPGYLFWILRNTHSLYPHITKKYALIPRVLYGIIGAKLAVKLMGRS
- a CDS encoding glycosyltransferase; this translates as MTENVYVKAFAQGVETEQRELPPVVSVLMASYNHEKFVEEAVRSVMAQKGVTFELIVIDDGSTDKSPEILEKLSSELRFTYVHRENRGVVATMNELLSMARGKYFCSFASDDIMPPDRLKVQSEFLINHPQYKACFGQIHTMDENGVVNPNPDPRYLKSVPEVSFEEFFLGKKEIHGCSEMIDVAEFRRLGGYNASCFQEDFPMILKLVYEYGKVPVISCNCCHYRIHGNNLSSLKNKETINKIYEGMLRAIDCYKGHSLYSKARQAFKTAWFSALAYNNKGEALKRLPQLASFSMGFVKRLPKLFIPSVFLKH
- a CDS encoding O-antigen translocase, translating into MKFAKLFAGSGAVTLVNAIRAFAINKLLAIFLPPAAFACVGQFLNLMSIGTATSSLALQNGWTALTAQNKNSKEKLLGIWRGGLRLTTFASLFTFIAALLFCFMAPLDTLLPGIPTRLAQAAILFALPGIFATNIITITAAVMNGLDENRKWATINIASSIWQVLWVAFFLFTGRLSVLSIIATQSIVAAFFAIRIASQAGFSVKYIWKTALDTRRPWLSYALMGLVPMALTPVVLTVMRLTVASNFGNDAAGIWQSVWKVSDFLFMAMSAILTVIILPKVSPKMSRADFFGMFHPVLLRVMGISLVMIATLYFGRSLLVQVLFSSAYMGAVDYMPLQLVGDFFRAGGYALALVLIARAETVKFITVEICSEIFLSVGTLVGVKLVDFNGPMLAYATENFLYLVTLYILVRRLKWNTP